In the genome of Myxococcus stipitatus, one region contains:
- a CDS encoding sigma 54-interacting transcriptional regulator, whose translation MSPLPPAPIPSHTVINARGQGERLSAQQFHLVLLDTERAGTVFPLANEALRVGKAPDNDVVIDHPTVSRNHLMVRRQGDRFLVQDLGSTNGTFLDGAQVREAYLRPGALLEVGDVRLRFSPQLAPVQVEPLVEDRLGDLVGRSLPMRQIFALLQRIAPTDSTLLLVGETGSGKGAAAKAIHKLSPRAPGPLVVFDCASVSDSLIESELFGHEKGAFTGAVSQRIGCLERANGGTLFLDEIDDLALDLQPKLLRAIEDREFRRLGASTAISFDARIVVASKKDLWAETQAGRFREDLYFRLSVFTVSLPPLRDRKEDIPLLVDAFAGEGLWLRLPEKIREQFTGHTWPGNVRELRNALERARHMVDIPELAGDALLREFTREPPAPAGDFLPAEFTGPFKVCKDELIRAFEREYLTRLLGRAKGNIARAAREAELDRKHLYSLLHKYGLVQSESD comes from the coding sequence ATGTCCCCTCTCCCCCCAGCCCCCATCCCCTCGCACACAGTCATCAACGCACGAGGCCAGGGTGAGCGACTCTCCGCGCAACAGTTCCACCTCGTCCTGCTGGACACCGAGCGCGCCGGCACCGTCTTTCCCCTCGCCAACGAAGCGCTGCGCGTGGGCAAGGCCCCCGACAACGACGTCGTCATCGACCACCCGACGGTGAGCCGCAATCACCTGATGGTGCGCCGCCAGGGCGACCGCTTCCTCGTCCAGGACCTGGGCTCCACCAACGGCACCTTCCTGGACGGCGCGCAGGTGCGCGAGGCGTACCTGCGTCCGGGCGCGCTGCTGGAGGTGGGCGACGTGCGGCTGCGCTTCAGTCCGCAGCTGGCGCCCGTCCAGGTGGAGCCGCTGGTGGAGGACCGGCTCGGAGACCTGGTGGGCCGCAGCCTGCCCATGCGGCAGATTTTCGCGCTGCTCCAGCGCATCGCCCCCACCGACTCCACGCTGCTGCTGGTGGGCGAGACGGGCTCCGGCAAGGGCGCCGCCGCCAAGGCCATCCACAAGCTCAGCCCGCGTGCGCCCGGCCCGCTGGTCGTCTTCGACTGCGCCAGCGTCTCCGACTCCCTCATCGAGAGCGAGCTGTTCGGCCACGAGAAGGGCGCCTTCACCGGCGCCGTCAGCCAGCGCATCGGCTGCCTGGAGCGCGCCAACGGCGGCACCCTCTTCCTCGACGAAATCGACGACCTGGCGCTGGACCTCCAGCCCAAGCTCCTGCGCGCCATCGAGGACCGCGAGTTCCGCAGGCTGGGTGCGTCCACGGCCATCTCCTTCGACGCGCGCATCGTCGTCGCCAGCAAGAAGGACCTCTGGGCCGAGACGCAGGCGGGCCGCTTCCGCGAGGACCTCTACTTCCGCCTCTCCGTCTTCACCGTCAGCCTGCCGCCCCTGAGAGACCGCAAGGAGGACATCCCCCTCCTCGTCGACGCCTTCGCGGGCGAGGGCCTGTGGCTGCGGCTGCCGGAGAAGATTCGCGAGCAGTTCACCGGCCACACCTGGCCGGGCAACGTGCGCGAGCTGCGCAATGCATTGGAGCGCGCGCGGCACATGGTGGACATCCCGGAGCTGGCCGGGGACGCGCTCCTGCGCGAGTTCACCCGCGAGCCCCCCGCCCCCGCCGGCGACTTCCTCCCCGCCGAGTTCACCGGCCCTTTCAAGGTCTGCAAGGACGAGCTCATCCGCGCCTTCGAGCGCGAGTACCTCACGCGCCTGTTGGGCCGGGCCAAGGGCAACATCGCCCGCGCCGCCCGCGAGGCCGAGCTGGACCGCAAGCACCTCTACTCGTTGCTGCACAAGTACGGGCTCGTGCAGAGCGAGAGCGACTGA
- a CDS encoding GMC family oxidoreductase, giving the protein MSLPEVDICIIGSGAGGAPMALELGRAGFKVVVLEKGPHYRPQDFVHDEILNSRRNFFMPLPWEEPHLVRQGFKGKYERSSAAWTANCVGGGTVHMSGFFYRLKPMDFRLRTTLGAVPGSTLEDWPISYEDLAPFYDKAEVELGVSGHAVPHPFAEPRSGPYPLPPLDVHPVAAEIDKTCQAMGWHSLPTARGIISRPYRGRAPCSYCALCGSYGCEMGAKSGTNASLIPAAVATGHVQVRPGCMARTVEVDRKGRAKSVIYVDADGVTQEQPAKVIVVSCTAVESARLLLNSTSSRFARGLANNNGLVGKNLTFSSFGEAQATFRLSKQAEKRPWLKDPSPFVNRSIQDFYLMPDARFGFRKGGTLGFMWTHPNPINAALGLAGKGTSAVFGKALKDRMRDYRDSRILQFEVYAEYLPTPGSYVSVEDSVKDKYGIPVAAITVDRHPMDLAATRFLVERGEEVLMRLEPDELKRTSTTGETTILQHGTCRFGDDAATSVLDRNCRAHEVPNLYVVDGSFMPTGGSVPSTLTITANSFRVASHLVRALKQGVASGG; this is encoded by the coding sequence GTGAGCCTGCCCGAGGTCGACATCTGCATCATTGGCAGCGGCGCCGGCGGCGCGCCCATGGCGCTGGAGCTGGGCCGCGCGGGCTTCAAGGTCGTCGTCCTGGAGAAGGGTCCGCACTACCGGCCCCAGGACTTCGTGCACGACGAAATCCTCAACAGCCGCCGCAACTTCTTCATGCCGCTGCCGTGGGAGGAGCCGCACCTGGTGCGCCAGGGCTTCAAGGGCAAGTACGAGCGCAGCTCCGCGGCGTGGACCGCCAACTGCGTGGGCGGCGGCACCGTCCACATGAGCGGCTTCTTCTACCGGCTCAAGCCCATGGACTTCCGGCTGCGCACCACGCTGGGCGCGGTGCCCGGCAGCACGCTGGAGGACTGGCCCATCTCCTACGAGGACCTGGCGCCTTTCTATGACAAGGCCGAGGTGGAGCTGGGCGTGTCCGGCCACGCCGTGCCCCACCCCTTCGCGGAGCCGCGCAGCGGCCCGTATCCCCTGCCCCCGCTGGACGTGCACCCGGTGGCGGCGGAAATCGACAAGACCTGCCAGGCCATGGGCTGGCACTCGCTGCCCACGGCGCGAGGCATCATCAGCCGCCCCTACCGGGGCCGCGCGCCGTGCTCGTACTGCGCGCTGTGCGGAAGCTACGGCTGCGAGATGGGGGCGAAGAGCGGCACCAACGCCAGCCTCATCCCCGCGGCGGTGGCCACCGGCCACGTGCAGGTGCGCCCCGGCTGCATGGCGCGCACGGTGGAGGTGGACCGCAAGGGCCGCGCGAAGAGCGTCATCTACGTGGACGCGGACGGCGTCACCCAGGAGCAGCCCGCGAAGGTCATCGTCGTGTCCTGCACGGCGGTGGAGAGCGCGCGGCTGCTGCTCAACTCGACGTCCAGCCGCTTCGCGCGGGGGCTCGCCAACAACAACGGGCTGGTGGGAAAGAACCTCACCTTCAGCTCGTTCGGTGAAGCCCAGGCCACCTTCCGGCTGTCGAAGCAGGCCGAGAAGCGGCCGTGGCTGAAGGACCCCAGCCCCTTCGTCAATCGCAGCATCCAGGACTTCTACCTGATGCCCGACGCGCGCTTCGGCTTCCGCAAGGGCGGCACGCTGGGCTTCATGTGGACCCACCCCAATCCCATCAACGCGGCCCTGGGCCTGGCGGGCAAGGGCACGTCCGCCGTCTTCGGCAAGGCGCTGAAGGACCGGATGCGGGACTACCGCGACTCGCGCATCCTCCAGTTCGAGGTCTACGCCGAGTACCTCCCCACGCCGGGCAGCTACGTGAGCGTGGAGGACTCCGTGAAGGACAAGTATGGGATTCCCGTGGCCGCCATCACCGTGGACCGCCACCCCATGGACCTGGCCGCCACGCGCTTCCTGGTGGAGCGCGGCGAAGAGGTGCTGATGCGGCTGGAGCCCGATGAGCTCAAGCGCACCAGCACCACCGGCGAGACGACCATCCTCCAGCACGGCACCTGCCGCTTCGGCGACGACGCCGCCACGTCCGTGCTGGACAGGAATTGCCGCGCGCACGAGGTGCCCAACCTCTACGTCGTCGACGGCAGCTTCATGCCCACCGGCGGGAGCGTGCCCTCCACGCTCACCATCACCGCCAACAGCTTCCGGGTGGCAAGCCATCTGGTCCGCGCGCTGAAGCAAGGCGTCGCCTCGGGGGGTTAG
- a CDS encoding DUF3332 domain-containing protein, whose product MKRPSPWLAVLCAGFISMHATGCFGSFKLTQKIWSWNKNISDEKFVQWLMFLVLVIVPVYELGTFIDALVINSIEFWSGKNPVSSTGSADINTRIVRLGPNQELKMTRDPETGVMTLVLEREGEEPVVRHVETLENGMVVRDDAGVPIVRAEGTADGGVAVTDAAGLTKTVHGGEAIALARRIYEEGGATALARHAVLQSTMSQGLALNTCAAR is encoded by the coding sequence ATGAAGCGTCCGTCTCCCTGGCTCGCCGTGCTGTGCGCTGGTTTCATCTCGATGCACGCGACCGGGTGCTTCGGCAGTTTCAAACTCACCCAGAAAATCTGGAGCTGGAACAAGAACATCTCGGACGAGAAGTTCGTGCAGTGGCTGATGTTCCTCGTGCTCGTCATCGTGCCTGTGTATGAGCTGGGCACGTTCATCGACGCGCTCGTCATCAACAGCATCGAGTTCTGGAGCGGCAAGAACCCCGTGTCGAGCACGGGCAGCGCCGACATCAACACGCGCATCGTCCGCCTGGGCCCCAACCAGGAGCTGAAGATGACGCGAGACCCGGAGACGGGCGTGATGACGCTGGTGCTCGAGCGCGAGGGCGAGGAGCCCGTCGTCCGCCACGTCGAGACGCTGGAGAACGGCATGGTCGTCCGCGACGACGCCGGGGTTCCCATCGTCCGCGCCGAGGGCACGGCGGACGGCGGCGTCGCGGTGACGGACGCGGCCGGGCTCACGAAGACAGTGCACGGCGGAGAGGCCATCGCGCTCGCTCGGCGCATCTACGAGGAAGGCGGCGCCACCGCGCTCGCGCGCCACGCGGTGCTCCAGTCCACGATGTCCCAGGGGCTGGCGCTCAACACCTGCGCCGCGCGGTAG
- a CDS encoding M15 family metallopeptidase, translated as MTSLRFLVRASALCLVSLGAGGLAAEPGAADASAPSARQRTPEPPSALACLAKWYPVLTPVSLESGWGFALPGGRVFPFDDGEDKTFARKLEAPDLEDTLSIPYRTGPITPVTREDDDPGRIRFEPLFEALYGASREKVDVVPWVFFGQTLKVHRKVLPAFQRVTARLEPLVAKDASLGAFLRGAGGTFAWRTIANTQRRSAHSYGVSLDLNTARSHYWEWQRPKSPVRWRNAVPQVLVDAFEAEGFIWGGRWYHYDTMHFEYRPELLDPACAPAR; from the coding sequence GTGACTTCTCTTCGCTTCCTCGTGCGGGCCAGTGCCCTGTGTCTCGTCTCCCTCGGCGCGGGGGGGCTCGCGGCGGAGCCTGGTGCCGCGGATGCGTCCGCGCCGAGTGCACGCCAGCGGACACCCGAGCCCCCGTCCGCGCTGGCCTGCCTGGCGAAGTGGTATCCGGTGCTGACACCCGTGAGCCTCGAGTCAGGCTGGGGCTTCGCCCTGCCCGGTGGGCGTGTCTTTCCTTTCGACGATGGAGAGGACAAGACCTTCGCGCGGAAGCTGGAGGCGCCGGACCTGGAGGACACGCTCTCCATTCCCTATCGCACCGGCCCCATCACACCCGTCACCCGCGAGGACGACGACCCGGGGCGCATCCGCTTCGAGCCGTTGTTCGAGGCCCTGTACGGCGCCTCGCGCGAGAAGGTGGACGTGGTGCCCTGGGTCTTCTTCGGGCAGACGCTGAAGGTGCACCGCAAGGTGCTGCCGGCCTTCCAGCGCGTCACGGCGCGGCTGGAGCCGTTGGTGGCGAAGGACGCCTCGCTGGGGGCCTTCCTTCGCGGCGCGGGCGGGACGTTCGCCTGGCGCACCATCGCGAACACGCAGCGCCGCAGCGCGCACTCCTACGGCGTCTCGCTGGACCTGAACACCGCGCGCTCTCACTACTGGGAATGGCAGCGGCCCAAGTCACCGGTGCGCTGGCGCAACGCCGTGCCCCAGGTGCTGGTGGACGCCTTCGAGGCGGAGGGCTTCATCTGGGGCGGGCGCTGGTACCACTACGACACGATGCACTTCGAGTACCGGCCGGAGCTGCTGGACCCGGCGTGTGCTCCGGCGCGGTGA
- a CDS encoding gluconate 2-dehydrogenase subunit 3 family protein has translation MPRARSPRRRLSRRSFIQRLSFLGGSVVLLGPMACKRSSSEDAPKPTQDPGPLGTAPGAPEPRTFSRFEFAVAAAAAERILPKDEDPGALDADVPVYIDRILTTPEMKPIRDDFLEGLAALEHRSQRMFQKGFSSITAAQQDELLTLFKDSKPGSGEAHFVELLTVLTLEGFLGDPSYGGNKGKVGWRLMGFDTVGTVAMAPPENYDGPKCLRECGVHK, from the coding sequence ATGCCTCGTGCGCGTTCTCCTCGCCGTCGACTGTCCCGGCGCTCGTTCATCCAACGGCTGTCGTTCCTGGGTGGAAGTGTCGTGCTGCTCGGGCCCATGGCCTGCAAGCGCTCTTCTTCCGAGGATGCACCCAAGCCCACGCAGGACCCGGGCCCGCTGGGCACCGCGCCCGGAGCACCGGAGCCACGCACCTTCTCCCGCTTCGAGTTCGCGGTGGCCGCCGCCGCCGCCGAGCGCATCCTCCCGAAGGACGAGGACCCGGGCGCGCTCGACGCCGACGTGCCGGTCTACATCGACCGCATCCTCACGACACCGGAGATGAAGCCCATCCGCGACGACTTCCTGGAGGGGCTCGCCGCGCTGGAGCACCGCTCGCAGCGGATGTTCCAGAAGGGCTTCTCCAGCATCACCGCCGCGCAGCAGGACGAGCTGCTCACGCTCTTCAAGGACAGCAAGCCCGGCAGCGGCGAGGCGCACTTCGTGGAGCTGCTCACCGTGCTCACGCTGGAGGGCTTCCTCGGGGACCCGTCCTACGGCGGCAACAAGGGCAAGGTGGGCTGGAGGCTGATGGGCTTCGACACCGTGGGCACCGTCGCCATGGCGCCCCCGGAGAACTACGACGGACCGAAGTGCTTGCGAGAGTGCGGAGTTCACAAGTGA